The following are encoded together in the Candida orthopsilosis Co 90-125, chromosome 5 draft sequence genome:
- a CDS encoding Tok1 protein (outwardly rectifying, noisily gated potassium channel), translating into MFDISKSSSTSSFKDALKRASSSLRPQPLNDKRAIESIQHYQDILSPILVDTHQTPKSKNNNKHVGGETRRKVTPIAIKHALDIPLESILNLYVRPGEPHFVMWFLISSYFPLTAACLGPLSNMISIIALIEHWRVDVKTGYYHPDPKKVVILNAMSLALGLIGNISLLMNFSRSVKYLITQCISIFSWFCACMLLVAGILITNYQALDDFSNIERSEGFYFACFTAAYYFICMMILLINFAGYRLNKYPPTFNLDQKQRTLMVYTIMFSAWSVAGAVALAHLIKEISYGSALYYCIVSILTIGLGDITPKTSGAKVVVLIFSLVGVLIMGLIVATLRSVILSSAAPAVFWNDTEIKRRKYIDKLMQMHKTITPEESFHKIRQIRNQVKTIRTNIGLLMTLLVFFGFWLIGGMIFHYIEGWTYFHSIYFCFLCLLTIGYGDYAPRTSLGRVFFISWAIGAVPLMTILVSNVGDELYDTSNQLSEWFSKWLFQPDNAYEEKKAIKREIKEERGDDVTVNSAILAEELRDDLDLTLHEYGADNASSWKVEEELEHEISELDGSSEQSNSGANRSVMSQETTQSIKLRKVQRKISNRARRHIEVLKYLEQLKPLISDCVTNPMKKYTLKQWHEFFEILELGDPPQDIAGEIQNDGFWLGEYSPLRLPLKEPNFMVLKVYNKIEETVAQLIDEEIDDLKMMNNQEGEEVKPPAASDRKVQFDDK; encoded by the coding sequence ATGTTTGATATATCAAAGTCAAGCAGTACGTCCAGTTTCAAGGATGCTCTAAAACGagcttcttcatcattacGACCCCAACCATTGAATGATAAACGAGCAATTGAAAGTATACAACACTATCAAGATATACTATCTCCCATACTAGTCGATACTCATCAAACCCCAAAACTGAAgaacaacaataaacatGTAGGAGGAGAAACGAGGAGAAAAGTTACACCGATTGCTATAAAACATGCGTTGGATATTCCATTGGAGTCAATACTTAATTTGTATGTGCGGCCGGGTGAACCTCATTTTGTCATGTGGTTCTTGATTTCGTCGTATTTTCCATTGACTGCAGCCTGTCTTGGTCCGTTATCGAATATGATTTCCATTATTGCATTAATTGAGCATTGGAGAGTTGATGTCAAGACAGGATATTATCATCCAGATCCGAAAAAAGTAGTTATACTAAACGCAATGTCATTGGCTTTGGGGTTGATTGGGAATATATCcttattgatgaatttctCTCGATCAGTCAAGTACTTGATCACGCAATGtatttcaatcttttcatgGTTTTGTGCATGTATGCTACTTGTTGCAGGGATCTTAATCACCAATTATCAAGCATTGGATGATTTCTCCAATATTGAGCGTTCTGAAGGGTTCTATTTTGCTTGTTTTACTGCAGCTTATTATTTTATAtgtatgatgattttgttgattaattttGCAGGATACAGATTGAACAAGTACCCACCTACGTTTAATTTAGACCAGAAGCAAAGAACATTGATGGTTTACACCATCATGTTTAGTGCTTGGAGTGTTGCGGGTGCCGTAGCATTGGCccatttgatcaaagagATTTCATATGGCTCAGCATTGTATTATTGTATTGTGTCTATTTTAACTATTGGATTGGGTGATATCACACCAAAAACATCAGGAGCAAAAGTGGTGGTATTAATCTTTTCATTAGTTGGAGTCCTTATAATGGGATTAATTGTTGCTACTTTACGATCTGTGATTTTATCATCAGCAGCTCCTGCAGTATTTTGGAACGATACGGAAATAAAACGAAGGAAATATATTGACAAACTCATGCAAATGCATAAAACTATAACCCCAGAGGAGTCTTTTCATAAGATACGACAGATTCGAAATCAAGTCAAGACGATACGAACAAATATTGGATTATTGATGACTCTTTTGGTTTTCTTTGGATTTTGGCTTATAGGTGGAATGATTTTCCATTATATTGAAGGCTGGACTTATTTCCATTCgatatatttttgtttccttTGTTTATTAACTATTGGCTATGGTGATTATGCGCCTAGGACCAGTCTTGGAAGAGTATTTTTCATATCATGGGCTATTGGGGCAGTGCCGTTGATGACtattttggtttcaaatgtgGGTGATGAATTATATGACACCTCTAACCAATTGAGTGAGTGGTTTAGTAAATGGTTGTTTCAGCCTGATAATGCATATGAAGAGAAGAAGGCCATCAAGAGAGAAATAAAGGAAGAGCGTGGTGATGACGTCACGGTTAACTCGGCAATCTTGGCTGAGGAACTAAGAGATGATCTTGATCTAACGTTGCACGAATATGGGGCCGACAATGCCTCTAGTTGGAAAGTGGAGGAGGAACTTGAACATGAAATCCTGGAGTTGGATGGAAGCAGCGAACAGTCCAATAGTGGAGCCAATCGCCTGGTCATGAGTCAAGAAACTAcacaatcaatcaaactaCGCAAAGTACAACGGAAGATCTCTAACCGAGCACGAAGGCACATAGAAGTTTTAAAATACTTGGAGCAACTCAAACCTTTGATATCCGACTGTGTCACAAACCCCATGAAGAAATACACACTTAAACAATGGCatgaattttttgaaatcttggAGCTTGGTGATCCACCACAGGATATTGCAGGAGAGATCCAGAATGATGGATTTTGGTTAGGTGAGTATAGTCCACTTCGATTACCTTTAAAAGAACCCAACTTTATGGTGTTGAAAGTGTAtaataaaattgaagaaacggttgctcaattgattgatgaagaaattgatgatttgaaaatgatgaataatCAAGAGGGAGAAGAGGTTAAACCACCTGCTGCATCTGACAGGAAAGTACAGTTTGATGATAAGTGA
- a CDS encoding Fun26 protein (S. cerevisiae homolog FUN26 has nucleoside transmembrane transporter activity, has role in transmembrane transport, nucleoside transport and to intracellular, membrane) — protein MNHRRSDSEDDVYDPIEQTEHHEPVVLKIGGVFTLNLSQLKYFTFVIIGIAILWPWNCFLSASAYYGLRFIGSPSLSKVYSSTMMSVSTITSTLYNYYLSQKQTGANYKKRVHVGFNMTIAIFAFMAITCVVQLFLDMNDTLFFILIMIMVLTSAAATCLAQNGTMAIVNVMGEIYANAVMVGQAVAGVLPSCALIISILLVGGNSSKEEKVGKDFGVFVYYITASLVCIISIGLLYWIEHHKSNTAYQKVNNSMEMGEETVLQQDQDGSDVVEDVPTQKSFIPFSQLWAKLKLVVMTIFFTFGITLVFPVFASVVESTHTNSSYRLFSKQIYIPFIYLMWNLGDLMGRLMCGYPQLHMLITNPRTMFIYSLARLAFIPLFMTCNIHPGITEPFIKSDFWYILLQTLFGISNGQLCTSAFMVVGRLCDSDDEKEAAGGFTTVFLSVGLAVGSVFSYLIVLMVG, from the coding sequence ATGAATCATAGGCGATCAGATAGTGAGGATGACGTGTATGACCCTATAGAACAAACCGAACATCATGAGCCGGTCGTTTTAAAAATTGGTGGAGTTTTCACATTAAATCTATCTCAACTAAAATACTTTACATTTGTCATTATTGGTATTGCCATACTATGGCCATGGAATTGTTTCCTTTCAGCGTCAGCTTATTATGGACTTCGATTCATTGGATCACCATCATTGTCAAAAGTGTATAGCTCGACAATGATGTCGGTGTCGACTATTACGTCAACTTTATACAACTATTATCTTTCTCAAAAACAAACTGGTGCCAATTATAAGAAAAGAGTCCACGTGGGGTTCAATATGACGATTGCCATATTTGCATTCATGGCTATAACGTGTGTTGTCCAGCTATTTCTCGATATGAATGATACgttattttttattttgatcaTGATTATGGTGTTGACTTCTGCTGCTGCTACGTGCTTGGCTCAAAATGGTACTATGGCTATAGTGAATGTTATGGGTGAGATTTACGCTAATGCCGTGATGGTAGGGCAAGCCGTTGCTGGAGTGTTGCCATCTTGTGCATTAATTATATCGATATTATTGGTGGGGGGCAACTCATCTAAAGAGGAAAAGGTCGGCAAAGACTTTGGAGTTTTCGTTTATTATATTACTGCAAGCTTAGTGTGTATAATATCTATTGGATTGTTGTATTGGATTGAGCATCATAAATCCAATACAGCTTATCAGAAGGTGAACAATTCAATGGAGATGGGAGAAGAAACAGTATTGCAACAAGATCAGGATGGCtctgatgttgttgaagatgtgCCCACTCAAAAGCTGTTTATTCCCTTTTCTCAATTATGGGCTAAACTAAAGCTAGTCGTGATGACCATCTTTTTCACATTTGGTATCACCTTGGTATTCCCAGTTTTTGCATCTGTTGTGGAGTCAACACATACTAATCTGAGTTACAGACTATTCAGTAAACAAATTTATATCCCatttatttatttgatgTGGAATTTGGGTGATTTGATGGGCAGGTTAATGTGTGGGTACCCCCAATTGCACATGTTGATAACTAATCCAAGAACAATGTTTATCTACTCACTAGCCAGGTTAGCTTTCATTCCCTTATTTATGACCTGTAACATACATCCTGGTATCACCGAACCATTTATCAAATCTGATTTTTGGTATATTTTATTACAAACACTATTTGGAATTTCTAATGGACAGTTATGTACTTCTGCATTCATGGTTGTTGGGAGGCTATGTGATTCAGATGATGAGAAAGAAGCTGCTGGGGGGTTTACTACTGTCTTCTTGAGTGTCGGATTAGCTGTTGGTAGCGTCTTTAGTTATTTGATTGTATTGATGGTCGGCTAA
- a CDS encoding Mrps17 protein (S. cerevisiae homolog MRPS17 is structural constituent of mitochondrial small ribosomal subunit), whose product MARQNFVGLVVSQGRMNKTVKVRVQGKVYDRRIDKEVIRRKDFLVHDEGNISKEGDIVRIEAIPKMSKRKAFAIAEIKVNKGQQFAQYEDLAKERIKQEDEFEAKRFIENKENFKNIITQLEDLRKLDQLSHQITSGDEATEANYQNLINEVNSIKAKYNIKSWPSTDPIIDLELNEPVYTSETEKRVFHMKDILDKVMNDSKYAELKVKILSDKFQNRPIDEIQKSVQKNVLRKYFMDERNELPFAI is encoded by the coding sequence ATGGCCAGACAGAATTTTGTAGGGCTAGTTGTATCCCAGGGTCGAATGAACAAGACGGTGAAAGTTAGAGTTCAAGGAAAAGTATACGACAGAAGAATAGACAAAGAAGTGATTCGAAGAAAGGATTTCTTAGTTCATGATGAAGGAAACATTAGTAAAGAAGGGGACATTGTTCGTATTGAAGCTATCCCCAAAATGTCCAAACGCAAAGCATTTGCCATTGCTGAaatcaaagtcaacaaAGGTCAACAATTTGCTCAATATGAAGATTTAGCAAAGGAAAGAATCAAGCAAgaagatgaatttgaagcGAAGAGattcattgaaaataaagaaaatttcaagaatATAATCACCCAACTTGAAGATCTCAGGaaattggatcaattaAGTCATCAAATCACCAGTGGTGATGAGGCGACTGAAGccaattatcaaaatttaatcaatgaaGTCAACTCCATCAAGGCTAAATATAATATCAAATCGTGGCCATCAACCGACCCCATAATAGACCTAGAGTTGAACGAACCTGTATATACTTCGGAGACGGAAAAGAGAGTGTTCCACATGAAGGATATTTTGGATAAAGTGATGAATGATTCGAAATACGCTGAATTGAAAGTGAAGATCTTGAGTGATaagtttcaaaatagacctattgatgaaatacAGAAAAGTGTTCAAAAGAATGTTTTGAGGAAGTATTTTATGGATGAGAGGAATGAATTACCATTTGCTATCTAA